The stretch of DNA AGTAAATTTGGAATTTTGGGAAGGTGTTACTATCTCAAATATTAGGAGAACTACAAAACAAGGGATGAAGTATACATATCATAAGTTCCTCTAAAATTATAATGAATGAGATGGAGGAAATACATTAGGCTTCAAGAAACAAAAGGGAATGAGTATTGGTGGCATTGGGAAATTgaggttttagggttttagggagCACCAAAACTATTGCACATAGTGCAAAGCTTTCTAAAATTATTAAAACTAGTTTTTAGAAAAGTAAATGAAATGGGGAGTGTGGAGGGATGGGTCATGGTGATCTAGGAGGGATTGAAGAATAGGAAGCATGGGACAAAATGATCAAGGGTTTTGAATTTCTACAAAAATCTAGGACTTTAACACAATGAATGGAAGAGACAAAGGATGCTAGAGCTTAGAATTTCAAAGGGATTTCCACCTCAACTTTTTGAACAGATGTCCTAAGTCCCTCTAAGGGTCCAAAATCTTATAGGGAAGGCAAAGAAATCTAGAACATAAAATATAAATGACAATTCGTAAATGTTTCCCACACCACCACCAATTCAAAAATGATGAATTTGaaccatgaaaaataaataatatgaccTTAAAAGCACCACAAACCCAGTAAAACACATTGTTTTCCTTTATAGGGAATTGGGGAACTAGAGAAACCGAGGAATTCGGGGTGGGCTCTAGTGTCCCTAAAAACTTTTAAAAATGAGAAAGGCCTATAACCACCTAGGGAAGGGGCATAGTTCAAGAAACTAACCAAAAAAATATCCAACCAATTGTTAATAAGGATTTTATGATCAAAACACTTTGAATGAAAACCCTTAGACTACATTAAGCATACGAGACTTAGTTGGAGACTTCTTAGACTATTGATTGAAATTATGGGTGAGTATGGTCAAAATATATAAAGGAGATGAGATTCAagcaaaatttcagatttttaaactAAGACACAATAATACAAAAAGATCTATATGGTCAACAAGATCCATGAGCGTGAATTGGATGTGAAGAATACCAAATTGATTAGATTTTGACACTTATTCAAATTAAAGGATGATATAAATATTGATTTGGTTAAACTGAATTAGGTGGATTTTTAGCCatctcttcctccttttcattTAAGAAATAGTCCTTTGTTTAATGATATAATTTTGTATTTAGAAAATTTGAACTATCTTATAGAGATGGATGATTGAGAAAAAGTAACACTGAATTTTACTGCTCAACAATATGTAGTACTTTAGCAAGACTTAATTGATGATTtagttgaattgaattgaattaggTGGATTTTTAGCCCTCCCTTCCTCCTCGTCATTTAAGGGATAGTTCTTTGTATAatgatataattttatatttaaaaaatttgaactATCTTATAGAGATGGATGATTGATAAAAAGTAATACTGAATTTTACTGCTCAACAATATGTACTACTTTAACAAGACTTAATTGAAAGAAACCTTGATATTATACTCTTCAAATTTTTAGATAAGTAATTTATAATAGTTGTTGAGCAGTACCATTAATCATAGATTATTCAAATagaatattggttgttcataataTTCGAACATCTGGCCAAGTTTGTCAAAAGTAAAATTCCAAGGATTCTTGGAATTTGTAGTTGCCCTCATGATCATTTGAAGCGGGTCTCTAGTTTGATGATGGGGTATTATCCTTATGGAAGATTTTTATGAAGAATCTAGCAATGGAAATAGATTTTTATGACTATTGACTACCACACCAAATGGGTGAGGCAATCCCCACAAGACCCACAAGAATGGTACATCAAAGGTGGTCATTCAATACTTTTAGATAACATCGTCACATAGTTTGGCGTGTCATCAAGGATAGTTATTATTCCGCATGTACTTTACTTTAGTGCAGTGAAATCAAAGCAAATTTGTTTTATTGAAGACTATATACTTTTCATACTGGTCGGCGAAGACATTGTAAAGCCACCGAATTCGGGTCTGATTTTGTTAGGCTAAGGTAATCACTGAGACTTTGACTTCAATATCCCTGGTTTCTTTCAAACACAGTCAATGGGACAATATGGGTGCTGCATAGACAGAGTTTTATGGCTAATCCTAACATGGAATTAAATACTTGTTTATCATTTGAACATTTTATTTTTCTGTGATCTCTCTAACTGCCTTTTTGAAAAATGATAATGGGCTCTTTTTCGTCCTCTGCTCCTTTGATTTCGCTACTTTTAACACTCTTCTTTATATCGTGCTCGGCCTCACTATTTGCAGGGGGCCTTGCTATTCCTTCCGCAACTGCGTATAGAGGCAGAACATGGATGAACAATATTCAGTCTCTAGATTTTCTGACACCGTCACTTTACAAAGATGCACTCGTCAGACCGATCCTTCTGAGTAGGAATATCTCATATAATGATATGAATCTGCAgtttggatgtggattcttctgcTATGGCAGTCCTTGTGACACAGGCTACCTATTTGCAACTTTCTTCGTTGTCTACAACATTGATGGTGAGCTGTTTGATATGGAAATGGTGTGGAGTTCTAACAGAGACCAGATGGTGCAAGAAAACGCAACTCTAACACTCACCTCCACAGGAGAACTTGTATTAAGGAACTCAGATGGCACTTTCGTGTGGTCTGCAAATACATCCACCCAAGCTTTTCAAAAGATGGTGATACGAGAATCTGGGAACCTCGTTCTCTATAACACCTCTGGTGGAATCATCTGGCAGTCTTTTGACTATCCAACTGATACCCTGCTGCGAGGGCAGAAGTTAAAGGCAGGAAAGAAGATTACAGCAAACATTTCTCATAAGAATACAAGCCAAGGTCGTTTCTATTGTACCTTGCTTCATGATAGCTTTGCTATGTTTACAGCCTCTGCACCTGCTAAAATGTATTTCAGATATCCCGAGCCACGTGCAGGTGTTGAGTTCTCTTATATTCAGTTCGACAATCAGTCCGTCCATATATATTCTCAAGGAGGAGGACCACAGTCAATCAATTTATCAGTATCCAAAACCTACCTTTACTTTAGGTTAGATTCAGATGGACATTTAAGGGTTTGCTCCATCCTCCAAACAACGGGAAGATCTTCCCCTGACTATCTGCCATCCTTTATGAGATCAGTGGCTGAGTGCGATTATCCAAGACCATGCGGAGACTATGGTGTTTGCACAAATGGTCAGTGCAGCTGTCCAACAAATGGCAATGCTTTCAAACCGATTGATGTCACAGAACCCAATTTCGGATGTGTTCCTCGCGTTCCTCTGGTATGCTCAGATAAAAGTGGGCGCAAAGATCATCACTTTTTGGAACTGGAGCACGTTTCCTACTTTACATATGTTTTCGAAAATGCCTCCAGACCAGGATTGATGTCATCTGAGGAATGTAAAAAACTTTGCCTTGAAGACTGCTCTTGCAAAGCAGCTTTTTTCAGGTATAAGGCCAATTTTTCTACTGGTTATTGCTATCTAGAGTCCAATATCTATTCTATGAAAACTAACAGTCCAGTAGATGAGTTTTACAATTCCACTGCTTATATTAAAATTCAGTCAACGTCCAAGCGCAGTAAATACTTGGTTGTCGTCATCATTTGTGCTTCTGTGGGCGGAGCGCTAGCTCTATTAATCTTATTGTGGGCATGGATAAATAAGTCTCAAACTGGCAGACAGCAGACAGAAAAGGATGAAAATGATGGTGAGCATGATCATGTAGATTGGCCGGCAGGATTACCGTTGCGGTTCTCATTCCAAGAATTGCAAGATGCTACAAATGGCTTTAGTATTAACTTAGGAAAAGGAGGATTCGGGTCAGTTTACGAAGGTGTTTTGGCTGACGGTTCAAAGATAGCAGTGAAGCGCCTTGATGGGGCAGGACAAGGAGAAAGGGAATTCCGGGCAGAAGTTGAAACTCTAGGAAAAATTGATCATCTTAATTTGGTAAGACTGAAGGGCTTTTGTGCAGAAAAGGCCCATCGAATGCTTGTATACGAGTATCTACCAAATGGGTCTCTGGATAAATGGATTTTTTCCAAAAATACCCATCGACATTATCTGGATTGGAAGACTAAATACAAAGTAGTTCTGAATATTGCAAGAGGATTGACATATTTACATGAAGATTGTCGAGAACAGATAATACACTTCGACATCAAGCCTCAGAACATTCTCCTGGATCAAAATTTCAATGCTAAGGTCTCAGATTTTGGTTTGGCAAAGTTGGTTAACAGAGAGCAAAGCGAAGTGATAACCATGATGAGAGGGACACCAGGGTATATGGCACCGGAGTTACTGAACTTGCATTTCACAGAGAAGGCAGATATATTTAGCTTTGGTGTTATGGTGATAGAAATTGTCAGTGGAAAACGAAGCAGAGAGCTTTCAAAGGATGGCTTGTTTTCACTGTTACGAGTTAAGGCAGAGGAAGGGAGCTTAATAGATTTGGTCTATCCAGGACATGAAAATGAGCAAAATGGCGTAAAAGAGGAGGCAATAAAATTGTTAAAAGTGGGAATGTGGTGTGTACAGGACAATTTTACTCGGCGACCAGCGATGTCTATTGTGGTGAAGGCGTTGGAGGGTTTAATAGACACGTTTGATGATGTTCCATGGGCCTTGGCAGGGTTAACAGTTGCTTCTGATCAGCAGTCTCTCTTCTCATCTGAGCTGTCCTATGCTCCTATAACTTGTGTGTTATCTGGAcctagatgatttagttattttcttgttttcactACAGGTTTTTCTTACCAATAAACCTGAGTCTATTAGTTGTCTTGGGATAGTGTGCAGCAAATTATTTCTAAGCATTAGTATTTTCAAGACCTTCGGAACATATGATTCCCATGGAAACCTGTGCATGCTCTCTAGATAATGGTGCTGTTTTTCTAGATTTTCTTTGCTTCCTTACGTGAAATGCATTTTGTGGGTTATTCTTACCTGCTATCAGAATTGCATCACTTTTTATTCAGCAGTTTGCCAAACAACATTTGATTTACAAGGTTCATTGCATTATGTGGTAAAACTGGAGTATTGGAATAGAGCATGGACATCGATCACAACACAATCAAAAGTAAATTTGTGCCACACATTATAGTTGCAACTGACCTAATTAGTATCGATTCAAAATGAAAAAATCTTGCACATGTAATTTGTCTTGTAATATGCTAAAAGGGATGCTAATTGCACAAATCTGCAAGGGAAAATCAATCTACTAATTGCATTTCATAAAACAAATTGGGGGCTTATGTTTCATATTAATTGTCATTCGACAGCGTGGAAAAAAACATTTCAAAGCTCTGTTACCGTTTTAAGCTTAGGAACATTTGTTTCCTATGAAAATCTGTGTATGCTCTCAAATATTGTTGTCCTTTCTAAGATTTCCCTTCTCTGTTTTATCAAAATGTAATTGGCTGATTGATTTTCCCTGGAAGGTTTGTGAAGGTTTAACTAAATGTTTTTGTTGGCGTTCCCCTGTCAAGTGCAGAGAAAACAGAGGACGTCACACATCTAAGAGAAAACAGAGGACATCACATATCTAAGAGAAAACAGAGGACGTCACATATCTAAAGAGTACTGAGTTTATATTTTCttcaataaaaaaaagaaaagaacatcaCATGCCTGCAGAATTCTAAACATCTTTCTATCTAACCCCACGGCCCTTGTTTCTCCATAACACCAAAACCAATGTTATCCCTTTCGTCCTAGAGTTTTGACCTCTGTGTCATCCCTGTTCTAGAGTTTTGAGTTTACCCCAAACTCCAAAATCTCAACTTTGTTCTATTCTGGAGTTTCCATAAACCCCAGAAGAACTAGGTGATCCTGGATCCCACGGTCCATGAGCAATCCGGTGTAACAGAGCAGGCAGTTAAATTGTAAAACGTGGGAATATGGTTTGTACAGGACAATTCAACGAGGCGACCAGCAATGCCCATAGTGGGCAAGGCGTAGGAGGTTTAAACTGACATGTTTAACGATGTTTCATTTGCATGAGCAGGGTCAACAGTTGCCTCTAATTAGTAGTCTATCTTCTCATTTGAACTCTCCTTTGCTGCTACAACTTCTGTGTTATCTGAACCTAAAAGATTTTGTTTATTTGCTTATTTTTCTCTACAGGCTTTTCTATACTAACAACATCCGATCATCTCTATCTTAATTCCAGTATGTTTGAATGTTGAATAGACCTTCATAGTCTGCCTATAATCAGGTAATTGCTATCATCAAATAAAACAGATTTATTTGAGTATGTTTAAATGATTACAGATTACCTCTAGTCAGGCAGTTGCTATCAGCCCATGCTCATAACAGTGTGCTATCCTGTGCTCTTAGAACTGTGACTTTGGATAACTTCTCTtcatttattttgttctttttcttcttaaCGATTTGTCCTCTTTCTATTACTAATGTACAGCTCTTGTTATGTTTCTCTTAACGCCGAGAGGCATTCCTACAGCTGCAGCAGGGGGGAGTGAAGGCATTCGTGTATACACTAAAGAAAACTGAAAAAGAAAC from Cryptomeria japonica unplaced genomic scaffold, Sugi_1.0 HiC_scaffold_749, whole genome shotgun sequence encodes:
- the LOC131872731 gene encoding G-type lectin S-receptor-like serine/threonine-protein kinase SD2-5 isoform X1, with the protein product MIMGSFSSSAPLISLLLTLFFISCSASLFAGGLAIPSATAYRGRTWMNNIQSLDFLTPSLYKDALVRPILLSRNISYNDMNLQFGCGFFCYGSPCDTGYLFATFFVVYNIDGELFDMEMVWSSNRDQMVQENATLTLTSTGELVLRNSDGTFVWSANTSTQAFQKMVIRESGNLVLYNTSGGIIWQSFDYPTDTLLRGQKLKAGKKITANISHKNTSQGRFYCTLLHDSFAMFTASAPAKMYFRYPEPRAGVEFSYIQFDNQSVHIYSQGGGPQSINLSVSKTYLYFRLDSDGHLRVCSILQTTGRSSPDYLPSFMRSVAECDYPRPCGDYGVCTNGQCSCPTNGNAFKPIDVTEPNFGCVPRVPLVCSDKSGRKDHHFLELEHVSYFTYVFENASRPGLMSSEECKKLCLEDCSCKAAFFRYKANFSTGYCYLESNIYSMKTNSPVDEFYNSTAYIKIQSTSKRSKYLVVVIICASVGGALALLILLWAWINKSQTGRQQTEKDENDGEHDHVDWPAGLPLRFSFQELQDATNGFSINLGKGGFGSVYEGVLADGSKIAVKRLDGAGQGEREFRAEVETLGKIDHLNLVRLKGFCAEKAHRMLVYEYLPNGSLDKWIFSKNTHRHYLDWKTKYKVVLNIARGLTYLHEDCREQIIHFDIKPQNILLDQNFNAKVSDFGLAKLVNREQSEVITMMRGTPGYMAPELLNLHFTEKADIFSFGVMVIEIVSGKRSRELSKDGLFSLLRVKAEEGSLIDLVYPGHENEQNGVKEEAIKLLKVGMWCVQDNFTRRPAMSIVVKALEGLIDTFDDVPWALAGLTVASDQQSLFSSELSYAPITCVLSGPR
- the LOC131872731 gene encoding G-type lectin S-receptor-like serine/threonine-protein kinase SD2-5 isoform X2; protein product: MNNIQSLDFLTPSLYKDALVRPILLSRNISYNDMNLQFGCGFFCYGSPCDTGYLFATFFVVYNIDGELFDMEMVWSSNRDQMVQENATLTLTSTGELVLRNSDGTFVWSANTSTQAFQKMVIRESGNLVLYNTSGGIIWQSFDYPTDTLLRGQKLKAGKKITANISHKNTSQGRFYCTLLHDSFAMFTASAPAKMYFRYPEPRAGVEFSYIQFDNQSVHIYSQGGGPQSINLSVSKTYLYFRLDSDGHLRVCSILQTTGRSSPDYLPSFMRSVAECDYPRPCGDYGVCTNGQCSCPTNGNAFKPIDVTEPNFGCVPRVPLVCSDKSGRKDHHFLELEHVSYFTYVFENASRPGLMSSEECKKLCLEDCSCKAAFFRYKANFSTGYCYLESNIYSMKTNSPVDEFYNSTAYIKIQSTSKRSKYLVVVIICASVGGALALLILLWAWINKSQTGRQQTEKDENDGEHDHVDWPAGLPLRFSFQELQDATNGFSINLGKGGFGSVYEGVLADGSKIAVKRLDGAGQGEREFRAEVETLGKIDHLNLVRLKGFCAEKAHRMLVYEYLPNGSLDKWIFSKNTHRHYLDWKTKYKVVLNIARGLTYLHEDCREQIIHFDIKPQNILLDQNFNAKVSDFGLAKLVNREQSEVITMMRGTPGYMAPELLNLHFTEKADIFSFGVMVIEIVSGKRSRELSKDGLFSLLRVKAEEGSLIDLVYPGHENEQNGVKEEAIKLLKVGMWCVQDNFTRRPAMSIVVKALEGLIDTFDDVPWALAGLTVASDQQSLFSSELSYAPITCVLSGPR